Below is a window of Candidatus Hydrogenedentota bacterium DNA.
GTCGGTGTTCGAGAAGGCTTCCAAGGGACGGCGGGAGCAGGAGAGCGAGCAGGCGCGGCGGGTGGAGTTGCTGGAGGCGAAGCTTGCGACGAAGAACGAGGTGCTCTCGGAGCTGATGGAGGAGCACGTCAAGTTGAAAAAAGAACTTGGGGAGCTCTGAAGGACCGCTGGGTTCCCCATGACATTCGCGACGCGGTCATCGATTTCGTCCGTTACTGGTCGGAGCGCGCCGGGCTGTCCGCAGCCCGCTT
It encodes the following:
- a CDS encoding transposase; translation: MKRKRKHISGTEKVAALRRHLLEGVPISTLCDELGVAPTVFYRWQKEFFENGASVFEKASKGRREQESEQARRVELLEAKLATKNEVLSELMEEHVKLKKELGEL